One region of Spirochaetaceae bacterium genomic DNA includes:
- a CDS encoding DUF4411 family protein: MLYLLDANVLIRTHEDYYPLDRIRPFWDWLISEASARHVKMPFEIHDEIATASGPLKDWITQPDVRSALVLNEEVDRQVFNHVIDTAYAPDLADHELEEAGRDPFIVTYGLMQRSRTVVTKEISRRAKHVGAEKCRMPAIS; this comes from the coding sequence GTGCTGTACCTGCTTGATGCGAATGTGCTGATCCGCACCCATGAGGACTACTACCCGCTCGATCGCATCCGGCCCTTCTGGGACTGGCTGATTTCCGAGGCCTCTGCCCGGCACGTGAAGATGCCCTTCGAAATCCACGACGAGATCGCCACTGCCAGCGGCCCACTCAAGGACTGGATCACGCAGCCGGACGTGAGGAGCGCACTCGTCTTGAACGAGGAAGTCGACCGACAAGTGTTCAACCATGTGATCGACACGGCATACGCGCCGGACTTGGCAGATCACGAACTGGAGGAAGCCGGACGCGATCCGTTTATTGTCACCTACGGTCTGATGCAAAGGAGTCGTACCGTTGTCACGAAGGAAATTAGTCGCCGAGCAAAACACGTGGGCGCCGAAAAGTGCCGGATGCCTGCGATATCTTGA